The following are encoded in a window of Dysidea avara chromosome 4, odDysAvar1.4, whole genome shotgun sequence genomic DNA:
- the LOC136252678 gene encoding uncharacterized protein — translation MFTLPLLLLSSLLHITTSNVYNVTPDDHYYPNTTCHHCHNLQHYLLNTTKYFTSNTQLFFLTGLHHLHTDLIIQNVHNISLIGSTTNGTTPDTVIQCNSSVGIVMTNITNLIATNITIRSCLGNEYNNATVLIKQCTNVQLRHVVIEESHNSYGIVGINILGDSHFSYITNNAMITIYNDTTVDMENHSLTIDHYHINDINNAKAKVKVTFNQQTYKVRVSFINSSIQFNYVIFHIRYNNTGLGKSTVIIKSCSFSNNHDNLLYIKSYTIQQGNAVCLENCSVSNHYVNPHMNNGVIHIKSGPDIHIANCRFTQNKNVVILTKVAFIWMLTFTTKVTITNTTFSHSIGNLIRGFVMLENVDLHLRGPIIFKNISNSSSIIELRYTNITSSNYIEFANISTESIFDYQLSHLHTYPVIYMEECTKLNITQNNVLSFVSHRTTEPNLYEHPPCYFQYLSDVSLDDQYSSHNYSILLDDSNKWLLQRIVKNLPTTHCRWLPGSAFNTAMPLEVNSKYIRYVNQSGIYNSPSQLIVKKKNLCFCDTEISYDCYKDLLDAIYPGQTMTLNIHPENVNTPKQFKSYNSIIIITVVNDADWLPSTACIVTNSSELTKTIKNGIRTSLKYTIAFPTQGWCELYLKGFSDGDDVTDIYYIEQLPCPPGFVKKNGVCQCPSFLYKFNIKCNINDQTLQRPANIWIVPIPHKTYSLSLHCPFHYCLPYSSHLHFSTPNSQCQFNRSGILCGHCQQGLSTVFGSSHCQQCSNIYLFLIVPIAIAGLVLVLLLFILNLTVTDGTINAFILYVNIIIINTPVFFPPSSEVTPAHTFISLANLDLGIQTCFYNGMDDYAKMWLQLAFPFYLIFIATSLIITSRYSTTIQRLTARRALPVLATLFLLSYTKILLTISSVLFYYSKIIHLPSEHTTMVWSVDANVPLFGVKFAILFITCIVFFSFLLPFNIILLFTKTLSRFKFIKKFKPLLDAYQGPYKIKFYYWTGIQLVIRVVFYGISSLDRNINLTISIMLLTIIAVLQGWFRPFKIKFKNLNELMFIIYLQMMFLTLLYSQDTDTSTNIVVAIAAVQFTFIIIYHIITYTCNGVIRHRIQKIAATTNVQLAMLFNLGKVRYYEDIHVPPKVYFNKMREPLVNFDL, via the coding sequence ATGTTTACACTTCCACTGCTGCTACTATCATCACTACTTCACATTACAACTAGTAATGTCTACAATGTGACACCTGATGATCACTACTACCCTAacactacatgtcatcattgtcataacctacaacactacctgctcaataccaccaaatacttcacctctaacactCAACTATTCTTCCTAACAGGACTACATCATCTTCACACTGatctcatcatacaaaatgttcacAACATTTCACTCATTGGTAGTACAACTAATGGTACAACACCAGACACGGTCATCCAGTGTAACTCATCAGTTGGTATTGTAATGACTAATATTACTAACTTGATAGCAACTAATATAACAATTAGGagctgcttgggtaatgaatatAACAATGCTACAGTCTTGATCAAACAATGTACAAATGTTCAACTGAGACATGTCGTGATAGAAGAGAGCCATAACTCATATGGTATAGTTGGCATCAACATTTTGGGTGACTCACATTTCTCCTATATCACAAACAATGCCATGATAACTATTTACAATGACACTACAGTGGATATGGAGAATCACAGTCTTACAATAGACCACTATCACATTAATGATATCAACAATGCTAAAGCAAAAGTAAAGGTTACATTCAACCAGCAGACTTACAAAGTGAGAGTTAGCTTCATAAATTCATCAATTCAATTCAACTATGTAATATTTCATATTCGCTACAATAACACAGGACTAGGAAAGAGTACTGTTATAATCAAATCATGTAGTTTTTCAAATAATCATGATAATTTATTGTACATAAAATCTTATACGATTCAACAAGGTAATGCTGTATGCCTTGAGAATTGTTCAGTTTCCAATCATTATGTAAATCCACACATGAATAATGGAGTTATTCATATAAAAAGTGGTCCGGATATACACATTGCCAATTGCAGGTTTACTCAAAATAAGAATGTAGTGATCCTTACAAAGGTAGCATTTATATGGATGCTTACATTTACTACTAAAGTCACCATTACTAATACAACATTTTCGCATAGCATAGGAAATTTAATAAGAGGATTTGTCATGTTAGAAAACGTTGACCTACATCTAAGAGGTCCAATAATATTTAAGAACATAAGTAATTCCAGCAGCATCATTGAACTGAGATATACTAACATCACAAGTTCTAACTACATTGAATTTGCAAACATTAGTACAGAATCAATTTTTGACTACCAACTTTCCCATCTCCATACATACCCTGTTATTTATATGGAGGAGTGTACCAAACTTAATATCACTCAAAATAATGTTCTCAGTTTTGTGTCACACAGAACCACTGAACCAAACCTGTATGAGCATCCACCTTGTTACTTCCAATATTTAAGTGATGTGTCTTTAGATGATCAGTACAGCTCTCACAACTATTCTATACTATTAGATGACAGTAATAAATGGTTACTACAGCGCATTGTTAAGAACCTGCCTACTACACACTGCAGATGGCTACCAGGATCAGCGTTTAATACTGCGATGCCACTTGAAGTGAACAGTAAATACATAAGATATGTAAACCAATCCGGGATATACAATTCACCATCACAATTAATTGTGAAAAAGAAGAACCTATGCTTTTGTGACACTGAAATATCTTATGATTGTTACAAAGATTTGTTGGACGCCATATATCCTGGTCAAACAATGACACTAAATATTCATCCAGAAAACGTAAATACACCAAAACAATTCAAATCTTATAAtagcataataataatcactgttGTGAATGATGCAGACTGGCTACCATCAACAGCTTGTATTGTAACTAATTCTTCCGAGTTAACAAAAACCATTAAAAACGGCATTCGTACATCATTAAAATACACAATCGCATTCCCAACACAAGGATGGTGTGAACTATACCTTAAAGGATTTAGTGATGGTGATGATGTAACAGACATTTATTACATTGAACAACTGCCATGTCCACCTGGTTTTGTCAAGAAGAATGGTGTATGTCAATGCCCTTCATTTCTTTACAAGTTTAATATTAAATGTAATATCAATGATCAAACTTTACAACGTCCAGCCAATATATGGATAGTACCAATACCTCATAAAACATACAGCCTTTCACTACACTGTCCATTCCACTACTGCCTACCTTACTCATCACATCTTCACTTCTCCACTCCTAACTCACAAtgtcagtttaacagatctggtatattgtgtggacattgtcaacaaggtctcaGTACTGTATTTGGTTCCTCTCACTGTCAACAATGTTCAAATATCTACCTGTTTCTAATTGTACCCATTGCAATAGCAGGTCTTGTGTTGGTGTTACTACTCTTTATTCTCAACCTCACAGTAACTGATGGAACTATCAATGCATTTATTTTATACGTTAACATCATCATTATCAACACTCCAGTGTTCTTTCCTCCATCAAGCGAAGTTACACCAGCCCACACATTCATTTcactagctaatcttgatttgggtattcaaacatgtttctacaatggtatggatgactatgctaagatgtggttacaattagcatttcccttctacctcatcttcattgctacatcactcatcataacaagtcgttactccactacaatacagaggctcactgcacgtagagcactaccagtacttgctacactcttcctattgtcctatactaaaaTACTCCTTACAATATCCAGTGTTTTATTTTATTACTCAAAAATAATCCACTTACCCAGTGAACATACAACAATGGTGTGGTCAGTCGATGCTAATGTACCTCTGTTTGGAGTTAAATTTGCCATATTGTTTATAACATGCATTGTGTTCTTCTCATTTCTACTACCATTCAATATTATTCTCCTGTTCACAAAAACCTTATCAAGATTTAAATTCATCAAAAAATTTAAACCACTACTGGATGCTTATCAAGGACCATACAAGATCAAATTCTACTACTGGACTGGTATACAACTTGTGATAAGAGTTGTATTCTATGGAATATCATCACTGGATAGGAATATCAACCTCACCATTAGCATTATGTTGCTTACTATCATAGCAGTATTGCAGGGATGGTTTCGAccatttaaaataaaatttaaaaacttGAATGAGTTAATGTTTATAATTTATCTTCAAATGATGTTTCTCACTTTGTTGTACAGTCAAGACACAGATACTTCTACCAATATAGTGGTTGCCATAGCTGCAGTTCAATTCACTTTCATTATCATATACCACATCATCACTTATACTTGTAATGGAGTGATTAGACACAGGATACAGAAGATTGCAGCTACCACAAATGTACAACTCGCTATGTTATTCAATCTAGGGAAAGTTCGCTACTATGAAGATATACATGTACCTCCTAAAGTATACTTTAACAAAATGAGGGAACCACTTGTGAATTTTGACTtataa